The Streptomyces noursei ATCC 11455 sequence GCTGGCGGACGGCGATCCGGCGCGGCGGGACACCGTGGTGCTGTTCGGCGACTCGATCACCGACGGCTTCGGGTCGACCGTCGACGCCGACCGGCGCTACTCGGACGCACTGGCCGAGCGGCTGGCCGCCGAGGGCCGTCCGCTGCGGGTCCTCAACCTGGGCATCGGCGGCAATCTGCTGCTGAACGACTCGGAGTGGTTCGGTGAGCGGGCCGGGGCGCGGTTCGACCGCGATGTGCTGGCGCAGCCGGGCGTGCGCTCGGTGGTCGTGCTGGTCGGCCTGAACGACATCGGGTTCAGCGAGGTCGACCTGCCGACGTACAAGCCCGCCCCGGACAACGCGCCGGAGCAACTCATCGCGGGCTACCGGGAGTTGATCGAGCGGGCGCATGCGGTGGGGGTGCGGGTCGTCGGGGCGACGATCCTGCCGTTCAAGGGGTCGGAGTACCACACCCCGATGGCGGAGGCGAAGCGTCGGGCGGTCAACGAGTGGATCCGGACGGGCGGCGCGTTCGACGCGGTGGTCGACTTCGCGGCGGTGATGGCGGATCCGGCCGACCCGGACGCGCTGCTGCCCGCCTACGACTGCGGGGACTTCAAGCACCCGGGCGACGAGGGGTACCGGGTGATGGCGCGGGCGCTCGATCCGGCCACGCTCTGACCACCGCCCGGCTTCTCGCCGTCGCTCTCCCCCGGGTCGCCCCGGCCGCGCCGAGGGACGCCCCGGGGAGCGGTCACACCAGGATCCCTGGGGCGCGGCCGTCGCCCGCGGGGTCGGCCGCGTCGTCGTCCGCGGCCTCCCGGTCGGTGTCGCGGCGGACCAGGGCGGCGTAGCGGCCGTCGGCGGCCAGCAGTTCGTCGTGGGTGCCGCGTTCGGCGATCCGGCCACCGTCCAGGACGACGATCTGGTCGGCGTCCCGGACCGTGGAGAGGCGGTGCGCGATGGTGAGGGTGGTGCGGCCCGCGGACAGCGCGTCGACGGCCCGCTGGACGGCGTGTTCGGTGCGGGTGTCCAGGGCGCTGGTGGCCTCGTCGAGGACGAGCACCGGCGGGTCGCGCAGGATGGTCCGCGCGATGGCCAGGCGCTGCTTCTCGCCGCCGGAGAAGCGGTAGCCGCGCTCGCCGACGACGGTGTCGTAGCCGTCGGGGAGGGCCGCGATGTGGTCGTGGATCTGGGCGATCCGGGCGGCGCGCTCGATCTCCTCGTCGGTGGCGTCGGGCTTGGCGAAGCGGAGGTTCTCGGCGACCGAGGCGTGGAAGAGGTAGGTCTCCTGGGAGACCACGCCGACCGCGCGGGCGAGGGTGCCGAAGCCGAGGTCGCGGACGTCGGTGCCGTCGAGGGTGACCCGGCCGCCGGTGACGTCGTAGAGGCGCGGGACGAGGTAGCTCAGGGTCGTCTTGCCGCTGCCGGTCGGGCCGACGACGGCGAGGCTGGTGCCGGCCGGGACGGTCAGGTCGATGCCGTCGAGGGTGGGGGCGGCGTCCGGGTCGTAGCCGAAGGAGACGTTCTCGAAGCGGATCTCGCCGCGCGGGGCGGGGAGGTGGACGGGTTCGGCGGGTTCGGAGATGGCGACCGGCAGGTCGAGGTACTCGAAGATGCGCTGGAAGAGCGCGAGCGAGGTCTGCATCTGGACGCCGGTGGCCAGCAGGGAGACGGTGGGGCGCAGCAGGCCCTGCTGGAGGGTGACGAAGGCGACCAGGGTGCCGAGGGAGAAGGCCGGGCCACCGAGTTGCAGGACCAGGCCGGCCGCCCAGTAGATGAGCGCGGGCATGGCGGCCATGACGATGCCGATGGTGGCCATCCGCCAGCGGCCGGCCATGTTGGCGCGCACCTCCAGATCGACCAGGCGCTCGGACTCGCCGGCGAAGCTCTTGGTGAGCGAGTCGGCGCGGCCCATGGTGCGGCCGAGCAGCACGCCGCTGACCGAGAGGGACTCGGTGACCATCGCGGACATGGTCGCCATCTGCTTCTGCCGCTTGGTGGTGATCTTCTTGCGTTCGTTGCCGACACGGCGGCTGATCCAGACGAAGAGCGGGAGCAGCAGCAGCGAGACGACGGTCAGCCGCCAGTCGAGGGCGATCATGGCGACGACGGTGGCGGTGACCGAGGTCAGGTTGGAGACCAGGGACGTCGCGGTGGAGGTGACGGTGGCCTGCATCCCGCCGATGTCGTTGGCGATCCGGGACTGGACCTCGCCGGTGCGGGTGCGGGTGAAGAAGGCCAGCGGCATCCGCTGGAGCTTGGCGTAGACGGCGGTGCGCAGGTCGTGCATGACGCGCTGGCCGACGGTGGTGGAGATCAGGGTCTGCAGGACGCCGAAGACGCTGGTGGTGACCGCGGTGGCGATCATGCCGAGGGCGAGCAGCGTCAGCAGGCCGGTGCGCCGGCCGGGTATGGCGACGTCGAGGATCTCGCGGAGGAGGAACGGGGAGGCCACCGAGACCAGGGAGGAGGCGGCGACGAGCAGGCCGACCAGGGTCAGCCGGCCGCGGTAGGGGCGGAACAGCGCGAGGATCCGCCGCAGCTGGACCGGGGCGTCCGGGTCCTTGGGGGGCGGGGTCCAGTTCGGTTCTTCGGGACGCATGGGCTCCTAACGAGAGCGGGAGGGGGAAGCGGGAGGCCGGGAGGACGAAACTTTGCCGAGCCTAGCTCATTGTTACCTATACTCACAATGAATCTTGTCCTGTATCCTGGGGCCATGCCCTCCCCCGAGCCGTCGATCAGCGTCAACGAGGCCAACGTGGCCGAGCAGCTGGTGCGGCTGACCCGCCGGATGCAGCGCGCCCAGAAGCGCCACATGGCCCACCTGGACGTCCCCTTCACCCCCGCGCAGTCCCGCGTGCTGCGGATCGTCGGCCACTGCCGCGACACCCCGCCCCGGATGGCCGACCTGGCCGAGCGGCTGGAGGTGGTCCCCCGGGCGGTGACGACGCTGGTGGACGCGCTGGAGGCGAACGGCACGGTGCGCCGGGTGCCCGATCCGACCAACCGCCGGGTGGTGCGGATCGAGCTGACCGACACCGGCCGGTCGGCGCTCCGGGCGTTGCGCGGCGCGCGCCGGGCCGCCGCGGAGGAGATCCTGGCTCCGCTGACCGTCGAACAGCGCGAGGTGCTCGGCGGTCTGCTCGCCACCCTCGTCGACGGACCGGGCGAACCGCACTGACCTGACGCACTGGCCTGCCGCGCCACCTGACGCGCAGTCAACCGGAGGTGACCGTGCCCCTGCTGGAGCCCACGCCCGAGGCCCTGCGGCCCCGCACCACCCGGCCCGCACCGGACCGGGTGCCCGAGCGGCTGGCGGCCGGCACCCCCGAGCCGCTGCGCGGCGACCTGATCGCGCTGCTCGGCCCGGACAAGGTGCGGCACACGGTCTCCGACCTGGTGCGCTACGCCTCCGACGCCAGCCCGTACCGCTTCCTCCCGCAGGTCGTGGTGGTCGCCGAGACCACCGAGGACATCGCCGCGGTGTTCGCCTACGCCCGCGCCCACGGCCGCCATGTGGTCTTCCGGGCCGCCGGGACGTCCCTCAACGGCCAGGCGCAGGGCGAGGACATCCTCGTCGACGTCCGCCGCCACTGGACCGGGGTCGAGGTGCTGGACGACGGCGCCCGGGCCCGGATCCGGCCCGGCACCACCGTCCTGCGGGCCAACGTCACGCTCGCCCGGTACGGCCGACTGCTGGGTCCCGACCCGGCCAGCGCCATCGCCTGCACCGTGGGCGGGGTGGTCGCCAACAACGCTTCCGGGATGACCGCCGGCACCACCCGCAACTCCTACCGGACGCTGGACTCGCTGACCTTCGTGCTGCCGTCCGGCACCGTCGTCGACACCGCGCGCCCGGACGCCGACGCCCGGTTGGCGCGCGCCGAACCGGTGCTCTGCACCGAACTGCTGGCCCTCAAGGCGGAGATCGAGGCGGACCCGGAGCTGGTCGCCCGGATCCGCGCCAAGTACACGATCAAGAACACCAACGGCTATCGCCTGGACGCGTTCCTCGACGGGCGGACACCGGTGGACATCCTGCGCGGGCTGCTGGTCGGCTCCGAGGGGACCCTCGGCTTCATCGCCGAGACGGTCTTCACGACCCTGCCGCTGGACCGGCACACCTCCAGCGCGCTGCTCTTCTTCCCCACCCTCGCCGCCGCGGCCGCCGCCGTCCCGCGCTTCACCGAGGCGGGCGCCCGGGCCGTGGAGCTGATGGACGGCAACACCCTGCGCGCGTCGGTGCGGGTGTCCGGGGTGCCCGCCGACTGGGCGGAGCTGCCCAAGGAGACCGCCGCGCTGCTGGTGGAGTTCAGGGCGCCGGACGAGGCGGCGCAGCGGGCGTACGAGGAGGCGGCGGCGCGGGCGCTGGACGGGCTGGAGCTGGTCGCCCCGGTGCCGTCGGTCGCCAACGCCTTCACCCGGGACGCGGCCGTGATCGGCGGCTACTGGAAGGCCCGCAAGGCGTTCGTCACCGCGGTCGGCGGCTCCCGCCCGTCCGGTACGACCCTGATCACCGAGGACTTCGCGGTCCCGCCGGCCCGGCTCGCCGACGCCTGCACCGCGCTGCTGGAGCTCCAGGACCGGCACGGCTTCGACGCCGCGGTCGCCGGCCACGCCGCCCACGGCAACCTCCACTTCCTGCTCGCCTTCGACGCCGCCGACCCCGACGATGTGGCCCGCTACGCCGCCTTCATGGACGACTTCTGCCGGCTGACCGTCGCGCGGTTCGACGGCTCGCTCAAGGCCGAGCACGCCACCGGCCGGAACATCGCGCCGTTCCTGGAGCTGGAATGGGGGCCGCGGGCCACGGAGTTGATGTGGCGGATCAAGGAGACGGTGGACCCCGGGGGCATCCTCGCCCCGCGGATCCTCCTCGACCGCGACCCGCGGGCGCACTTGCGCGGTCTGAAGACGATCCCCCGGGTCGAGGCGGTCGCCGACCCGTGCATCGAGTGCGGCTTCTGCGAACCGACCTGCCCCAGCGAGGACCTGACCACCACCCCCCGCCAGCGGATCGTGCTGCGCCGCGAGATGCACCGCCAGCCGCCCCGCTCCGCGGTCGACGACGCGCTGCTGGAGGCCTACGGCTACGACGCGGTGGACACCTGCGCCGGCGACTCCACCTGCAAGCTGGCCTGCCCGGTCGGCATCGACACCGGCGCGCTGATGAGGGACTTCCGGCACCGGCGGCACTCCCCGCGCGAGGAGCGGATCGCCGAGCGGACCGCCCGGCACTTCGCTGCGGTCGAGCGGGCCGCCCGGCTGGCGGTGGCCGCCGCCGAGCGGCTGGACGACCGGTGGCTGACGACGGTGACCGGCGCCGCCCGCCGGGCCGTCCGCCCCGACCTGGTGCCGGAGTGGCTGCCGCGACTCCCCGGCGCCGCGGCCCGCCGGCTGCCCGCCACGCGCCGGACCGACGCGACCGCGGTGTACTACCCGGCCTGCGTCAACCGGATCTTCGGCGGACCCGCCGACCACCGCGGGCCGTCCCTCCCCGAGGCGGTGGTGGCGCTCGCCCGGCGGGCCGGCCGCCCGGTGTGGATCCCGCCGGACGTCGCCGGCACCTGCTGCGCCACCATCTGGCACTCCAAGGGCTACGAGCGGGGCAACCGCCTGATGGCCAACCGCGTCGTCGAGGCGGCCTGGGGCTGGACGGCCGGCGGACAGCTGCCGCTGCTGGTGGACGCGTCCTCCTGCGCCCTGGGCCTGGCCCACGAGGTCGAGCCGCACCTCACCCCGTTCAACCGCTCGCTGCACGCCGAACTGACCGTCGTGGACTCGGTCGTCTGGGCCGCGGACCTCCTCCCCGACCTGGCGGTCCGCCGCACCCTCGGCTCCGCCGTCCTCCACCCCACCTGCGCCATGCAGCACCTGGGCGACGAGGAGGAGTTGCGGCGGGTCGCCGAGGCGTGCGCCCACGAGGTGATGGTCCCGGACGACGCGGGCTGCTGCGCCTTCGCCGGCGACCGCGGCCTGCTGCACCGGGAGTTGACCGAGTCCGCCACCGCGAAGGAGGCGGCCGAGGTCACCGCCCGCCACTTCGACGCGCACCTCTCGGCCAACCGCATGTGCGAGATCGGCATGGACCACGCCACGGACGGCCGGGGGTACCGCTCGGCCCTCCTCGCCCTGGAGTGGGCGACGCGGCCGGACACCAGCCCGTCCGGCGCTTGAGGACGAGCGG is a genomic window containing:
- a CDS encoding FAD-binding and (Fe-S)-binding domain-containing protein, which produces MPLLEPTPEALRPRTTRPAPDRVPERLAAGTPEPLRGDLIALLGPDKVRHTVSDLVRYASDASPYRFLPQVVVVAETTEDIAAVFAYARAHGRHVVFRAAGTSLNGQAQGEDILVDVRRHWTGVEVLDDGARARIRPGTTVLRANVTLARYGRLLGPDPASAIACTVGGVVANNASGMTAGTTRNSYRTLDSLTFVLPSGTVVDTARPDADARLARAEPVLCTELLALKAEIEADPELVARIRAKYTIKNTNGYRLDAFLDGRTPVDILRGLLVGSEGTLGFIAETVFTTLPLDRHTSSALLFFPTLAAAAAAVPRFTEAGARAVELMDGNTLRASVRVSGVPADWAELPKETAALLVEFRAPDEAAQRAYEEAAARALDGLELVAPVPSVANAFTRDAAVIGGYWKARKAFVTAVGGSRPSGTTLITEDFAVPPARLADACTALLELQDRHGFDAAVAGHAAHGNLHFLLAFDAADPDDVARYAAFMDDFCRLTVARFDGSLKAEHATGRNIAPFLELEWGPRATELMWRIKETVDPGGILAPRILLDRDPRAHLRGLKTIPRVEAVADPCIECGFCEPTCPSEDLTTTPRQRIVLRREMHRQPPRSAVDDALLEAYGYDAVDTCAGDSTCKLACPVGIDTGALMRDFRHRRHSPREERIAERTARHFAAVERAARLAVAAAERLDDRWLTTVTGAARRAVRPDLVPEWLPRLPGAAARRLPATRRTDATAVYYPACVNRIFGGPADHRGPSLPEAVVALARRAGRPVWIPPDVAGTCCATIWHSKGYERGNRLMANRVVEAAWGWTAGGQLPLLVDASSCALGLAHEVEPHLTPFNRSLHAELTVVDSVVWAADLLPDLAVRRTLGSAVLHPTCAMQHLGDEEELRRVAEACAHEVMVPDDAGCCAFAGDRGLLHRELTESATAKEAAEVTARHFDAHLSANRMCEIGMDHATDGRGYRSALLALEWATRPDTSPSGA
- a CDS encoding SGNH/GDSL hydrolase family protein, which gives rise to MSNNDNSTNWQAGWATAVQRPSVGFHKNWAEEGFADQTLRQTVRVTGAGTRARIKLSNRYGTAPLEVSGASIARSGDGAAVAAGSVRRLTFGGSESVRIPAGAEVHSDPAEVTVAALESLTVSLYFAGPSGPATFHAQAWATAYRAAGAQLGEVDPAVFGETTVSWYYLAAVELADGDPARRDTVVLFGDSITDGFGSTVDADRRYSDALAERLAAEGRPLRVLNLGIGGNLLLNDSEWFGERAGARFDRDVLAQPGVRSVVVLVGLNDIGFSEVDLPTYKPAPDNAPEQLIAGYRELIERAHAVGVRVVGATILPFKGSEYHTPMAEAKRRAVNEWIRTGGAFDAVVDFAAVMADPADPDALLPAYDCGDFKHPGDEGYRVMARALDPATL
- a CDS encoding MarR family winged helix-turn-helix transcriptional regulator, producing MPSPEPSISVNEANVAEQLVRLTRRMQRAQKRHMAHLDVPFTPAQSRVLRIVGHCRDTPPRMADLAERLEVVPRAVTTLVDALEANGTVRRVPDPTNRRVVRIELTDTGRSALRALRGARRAAAEEILAPLTVEQREVLGGLLATLVDGPGEPH
- a CDS encoding ABC transporter ATP-binding protein; its protein translation is MRPEEPNWTPPPKDPDAPVQLRRILALFRPYRGRLTLVGLLVAASSLVSVASPFLLREILDVAIPGRRTGLLTLLALGMIATAVTTSVFGVLQTLISTTVGQRVMHDLRTAVYAKLQRMPLAFFTRTRTGEVQSRIANDIGGMQATVTSTATSLVSNLTSVTATVVAMIALDWRLTVVSLLLLPLFVWISRRVGNERKKITTKRQKQMATMSAMVTESLSVSGVLLGRTMGRADSLTKSFAGESERLVDLEVRANMAGRWRMATIGIVMAAMPALIYWAAGLVLQLGGPAFSLGTLVAFVTLQQGLLRPTVSLLATGVQMQTSLALFQRIFEYLDLPVAISEPAEPVHLPAPRGEIRFENVSFGYDPDAAPTLDGIDLTVPAGTSLAVVGPTGSGKTTLSYLVPRLYDVTGGRVTLDGTDVRDLGFGTLARAVGVVSQETYLFHASVAENLRFAKPDATDEEIERAARIAQIHDHIAALPDGYDTVVGERGYRFSGGEKQRLAIARTILRDPPVLVLDEATSALDTRTEHAVQRAVDALSAGRTTLTIAHRLSTVRDADQIVVLDGGRIAERGTHDELLAADGRYAALVRRDTDREAADDDAADPAGDGRAPGILV